From the genome of Anopheles moucheti chromosome 3, idAnoMoucSN_F20_07, whole genome shotgun sequence, one region includes:
- the LOC128303497 gene encoding acyl-coenzyme A diphosphatase NUDT19-like — MIRKFAKYWRDSASLLLLARDRTTVPQENYNYKVLVFKRTAKTSFMPNSVVFPGGGFDKQDASLGWESFFRDRNVPSSALKALKEVNGSRPYIFQTESKDFLDRNISLRLCALREAFEELGVLLVTDEKKQNREPHYSKCLQSFDVESWQQMIHDGKASFEELHTALGTVPDMFNLYEWSCWLTPAMFRQRRFETVFYLAVLDEIPSIHPERHEVQEYYWDTPASLLQSHHEEKIWLAPPQTYELTRLSYVHDIDQLARFAAKRNLKGSTLLCPVQYNAADGVIFVLPGDDLYPASYDYISDNPDLDKYGELSQEAMRKQAKRLHRAEHKDLHHQAYFQNITLDDHLHIQGRNDFLKHL; from the exons ATGATCCGAAAGTTTGCGAAATATTGGCGCGATTCAGCCTCTCTGCTCTTGTTAGCAAGAGATCGGACGACCGTGCCCCAGGAGAATTATAATTACAAG GTACTCGTCTTCAAACGTACTGCTAAAACGTCCTTCATGCCAAACAGTGTAGTTTTCCCTGGAGGTGGATTCGACAAACAAGATGCCTCACTAGGATGGGAATCGTTCTTTCGTGATAGAAACGTACCTAGCAGCGCCTTGAAAGCCCTCAAGGAGGTGAACGGATCGAGACCATACATATTTCAGACGGAGAGTAAGGATTTTCTCGACCGTAACATTTCGCTACGACTGTGTGCATTACGAGAAGCCTTCGAAGAGCTCGGTGTACTGCTTGTGACGGATGAGAAGAAGCAAAACCGGGAACCTCATTACAGCAAATGCCTACAGTCGTTTGACGTAGAATCGTGGCAGCAAATGATACACGACGGAAAGGCATCGTTCGAGGAGCTGCACACTGCGCTCGGCACGGTGCCGGATATGTTCAACCTATACGAATGGTCGTGCTGGTTAACACCGGCCATGTTCCGACAGCGGCGATTTGAAACGGTATTTTATTTAGCAGTTTTGGATGAAATACCAAGCATACACCCGGAACGACACGAAGTACAGGAATATTAT tggGATACACCGGCCTCTTTGTTGCAATCACATCATGAGGAAAAAATATGGCTTGCACCCCCGCAAACCTATGAACTAACGAGGCTTAGCTACGTACATGATATAGACCAGTTGGCACGTTTCGCGGCCAAACGCAACCTGAAGGGTTCAACTTTGCTCTGCCCGGTGCAATACAATGCTGCAGATGGAGTAATATTCGTGTTACCAGGGGATGATTTGTACCCCGCCAGCTACGACTATATCTCGGACAATCCTGACCTCGACAAGTACGGTGAGTTGTCACAGGAAGCGATGCgcaaacaggcaaaaagacTACACCGTGCTGAGCACAAGGATTTGCATCATCAAGCTTACTTTCAAAATATTACCTTAGATGATCACTTGCACATACAGGgacgaaatgattttttaaaacatttataa
- the LOC128303498 gene encoding acyl-coenzyme A diphosphatase NUDT19-like has translation MRKYAKYWRDSASVIVAARNLNNEPDEHGYNYKVLVFKRTENTSFLPNHIVFPGGSFDPQDDSADWLNLFAEQNISTEALKAVGAICGSQPYIFCTTDDDLLDRNISVRLCALRECFEELGVLLVANKESGDGFSRAQDGFNVRSWQTDVHDGKKRLRELYGQLQETPDLWGLYEWSTWITPTHFRRKRFETAFFLAALDEIPPVYPEMHEVEEYMWKSPKNLLSAYSEEILWLAPPQAYELHRLSHVYDIDVLVRFAKARNRLGSTAFCPVAYNASDGLIGVLPGDDLYPENFDFITDNKDMNKYGEQTLKELAGTASNLHRVEHRGLHSQTYLHNGPPVDHHLHVLGHNGGLLSKL, from the exons ATGCGTAAATACGCAAAGTATTGGCGTGATTCAGCATCCGTAATCGTTGCGGCTCGCAATCTGAATAATGAGCCGGATGAGCATGGATACAACTACAAG GTGCTTGTTTTTAAGCGGACGGAGAACACGAGCTTCCTTCCTAACCACATCGTGTTTCCGGGTGGATCTTTTGATCCACAAGACGATAGCGCAGATTGGCTGAACTTGTTTGCCGAACAGAACATTTCGACAGAAGCTCTGAAAGCAGTGGGTGCAATATGCGGTTCACAACCCTACATCTTCTGCACAACAGATGACGATTTGCTGGACCGGAATATATCCGTCCGACTGTGCGCCTTAAGAGAGTGTTTCGAAGAGCTGGGTGTACTGTTGGTGGCAAACAAGGAAAGCGGTGATGGGTTCAGTAGGGCACAGGACGGATTTAATGTGCGTAGTTGGCAGACGGATGTCCATGATGGCAAGAAAAGGTTACGCGAGTTGTATGGGCAACTACAGGAAACGCCTGATCTGTGGGGTCTCTATGAGTGGTCGACTTGGATAACACCAACACACTTTCGACGCAAGCGTTTCGAAACGGCTTTTTTCCTGGCGGCACTGGACGAAATTCCTCCCGTTTATCCCGAGATGCACGAAGTGGAAGAATATATG tGGAAATCACCAAAAAATTTACTTTCCGCATATTCGGAAGAAATTCTATGGTTAGCGCCCCCACAGGCTTACGAACTGCATCGTTTGAGCCACGTCTACGATATCGATGTGCTTGTACGGTTTGCCAAAGCAAGAAATCGCTTGGGATCAACCGCATTCTGTCCCGTTGCTTACAATGCTTCCGATGGGTTAATCGGTGTGCTTCCTGGAGATGATCTATATCCGGAAAATTTTGACTTCATCACCGACAATAAGGATATGAACAAATATGGAGAACAAACACTGAAGGAACTAGCTGGTACGGCTTCTAATCTACATCGCGTGGAGCATCGTGGTTTACACAGCCAAACGTACTTACACAACGGTCCCCCGGTGGATCATCATCTGCACGTGCTCGGACACAATGGAGGATTACTTTCAAAACTGTGA
- the LOC128301328 gene encoding exportin-1, protein MALPMIRIEEANQLLDFSKKLDIDLLDNIVSCLYNSTGEQLRLAQTVLTTLKEHPDAWTRVDSILEFSQNQQTKFYALQILEEVIKTRWKILPRNQCEGIKKYVVGLIIKTSQDPAMMEANKVYLNKLNIILVQILKREWPNNWETFISDIVGASKTNETLCQNNMIILKLLSEEVFDFCSGQITQTKAKHLKDTMCSEFAQVFTLCQFVLENSLNAPLISATLQTLLKFLNWIPLGYIFETKLIDMLVCRFLTIPMFRNITIMCLSEIAGLQLASYDHVFIALFKQTMEQFDTMIPPNTNMNQIYMNGSDDEQCFVQNLAMFLCTFLRVHATLVEKRDTMEVVLKALDYLVMISEVEDVEIFKICLEYWNSLTGELYKEAHTSSQRRTFYHKILSKVRYIMISRMAKPEEVLVVENENGEVVREFMKDTNSINLYKNMRETLVYLTHLDYADTERIMTDKLNNQVNGSEFSWKNLNTLCWAIGSISGAFFEDDEKRFLVTVIKELLGLCEHKKGKDNKAIIASNIMYVVGQYPRFLRAHWKFLKTVVNKLFEFMHETHDGVQDMACDTFIKIALKCRRHFVQLQPNESCTFIEEILATMSSIICDLQPQQVHTFYEAVGYMISAQADQVQQDILIEKYMMLPNQVWDDIISQATKNVDILKDMGAVKQLGSILKTNVRACKALGHSYVSQLGRIYLDMLNVYKIMSENITQAISLNGLSINNQPLIKAMHVVKKETLTLISEWVWKSNDAKMVMENFIPPLLEAVLFDYQRTKVPNAREPLVLSTMASIVNRLQAVITPEIPKIFDALFDCTLDMINKNFEDYPQHRTNFYELLQAVNMYCFKAFLSIPPEQFKLVFDSIVWAFKHTMRNVADTGLNILMQMLQNLEQHPQAAQSFYQTYYTDILMQIFSVVTDTSHTASLQNHATILAYMFSLVEAGRITVKLGPSDDNVLNIQEYVAMLLKSAFSHLTGNQIKIFVTGLFNLDQDVHAFKEHLRDFLIQIKEVTGEDDSDLYLEERENELKKIQEEKRRMLMTVPGMMNPHEMPEDMQDE, encoded by the exons ATGGCTCTTCCGATGATACGCATAGAGGAGGCGAACCAGTTATTGGACTTTTCGAAAAAATTAGACATTGACCTGCTGGACAACATCGTCTCATGCCTGTACAACAGCACCGGCGAGCAGCTGCGGCTTGCTCAAACCGTTTTGACAACATTGAAGGAACACCCGGATGCGTGGACACGTGTCGACAGCATATTGGAGTTTTCACAAAACCAGCAAACGAAGTTCTACGCGCTGCAGATTTTGGAGGAAGTGATCAAGACGCGTTGGAAAATTTTGCCCCGTAACCAGTGCGAAGGCATCAAGAAGTATGTGGTGGGTCTAATCATCAAAACGTCACAGGATCCCGCAATGATGGAAGCGAACAAGGTGTACCTAAACAAGTTGAACATCATTCTGGTGCAGATACTGAAGCGCGAGTGGCCAAACAATTGGGAAACTTTCATTAGTGACATCGTTGGCGCTtcgaaaacgaacgaaacgttGTGCCAGAACAATATGATCATCTTGAAGTTGTTGAGCGAAGAGGTGTTCGACTTCTGTTCCGGCCAGATTACGCAAACCAAGGCAAAGCATCTGAAGGACACGATGTGTTCGGAGTTTGCACAAGTCTTTACTCTGTGCCAGTTCGTGCTGGAGAACTCGCTAAATGCACCGCTCATCTCGGCGACGCTGCAGACGTTGCTAAAGTTTCTCAACTGGATTCCGCTAGGATACATCTTCGAGACGAAGCTCATCGATATGTTGGTGTGTCGCTTCCTGACGATACCGATGTTCCGCAACATCACGATCATGTGCCTGTCGGAGATCGCGGGCTTACAGCTGGCGAGCTACGATCACGTGTTCATTGCCTTATTCAAGCAGACCATGGAACAGTTTGACACGATGATTCCACCAAACACGAACATGAACCAGATATATATGAACGGGTCGGACGATGAGCAGTGCTTCGTGCAGAACCTGGCCATGTTTCTGTGCACATTCCTACGAGTACACGCGACGCTGGTCGAGAAGCGCGACACGATGGAAGTGGTCCTGAAGGCGTTAGATTATCTGGTGATGATCTCCGAGGTTGAAGATgtggaaattttcaaaatatgcCTGGAGTATTGGAACAGTTTAACCGGTGAATTGTACAAGGAGGCACACACCTCTAGCCAGCGGCGTACTTTTTACCATAAGATCTTGTCGAAGGTGCGCTACATCATGATTTCGCGCATGGCCAAACCGGAGGAagtgttggtggtggaaaacgAGAATGGTGAAGTCGTGCGTGAGTTCATGAAGGACACAAATAGTATTAATCTGTACAAGAATATGCGCGAAACACTGGTCTACCTGACGCATCTCGACTATGCTGATACGGAGCGCATCATGACGGACAAGCTGAACAACCAGGTGAATGGTAGCGAGTTCTCGTGGAAGAACCTAAATACGCTCTGCTGGGCGATAGGTTCCATTTCGGGAGCATTCTTCGAGGACGACGAGAAGCGTTTCCTGGTCACTGTCATCAAGGAGCTGCTAGGGCTTTGTGAGCACAAGAAAG GTAAAGATAACAAGGCTATCATTGCGTCTAACATCATGTACGTAGTCGGACAGTATCCACGCTTTTTGCGGGCTCACTGGAAGTTCCTCAAGACGGTCGTGAACAAACTGTTTGAGTTCATGCACGAAACGCACGATGGTGTACAGGATATGGCCTGTGATACTTTTATCAAGATAGCGCTCAAATGCCGCCGGCACTTTGTGCAGCTACAACCAAACGAATCCTGTACCTTTATCGAAGAAATACTGGCCACGATGAGCAGCATTATCTGCGATCTTCAACCACAGCAG GTTCATACGTTTTATGAAGCGGTCGGTTACATGATCTCTGCTCAGGCGGACCAGGTGCAGCAGGATATTCTGATCGAAAAGTATATGATGCTGCCGAATCAG GTTTGGGACGATATCATTTCACAAGCGACCAAGAACGTTGACATCCTAAAAGATATGGGCGCTGTGAAACAGCTTGGCAGCATACTTAAAACGAACGTGCGCGCATGTAAAGCTCTGGGCCACTCGTACGTGTCGCAGCTTGGGCGCATCTATCTCGACATGTTGAACGTGTACAAGATCATGTCGGAGAACATTACACAGGCAATATCGCTGAACGGATTGTCGATAAACAATCAGCCACTGATCAAGGCGATGCATGTCGTTAAGAAGGAAACGCTCACGCTCATCTCCGAGTGGGTATGGAAGTCGAACGATGCAAAAATGGTAATGGAAAACTTCATTCCACCCCTGTTGGAGGCAGTACTGTTCGACTATCAG CGTACTAAGGTTCCAAATGCGCGAGAACCACTAGTTCTAAGCACAATGGCATCGATTGTAAATCGGCTACAGGCTGTCATCACGCCGGAGATACCAAAAATCTTTGACGCTCTGTTTGATTGCACGCTTGATATGATCAACAAAAATTTCGAAGACTACCCCCAGCATCGTACGAATTTCTACGAACTGCTCCAAGCGGTTAACATGTACTGCTTCAAAGCGTTCCTCAGCATTCCGCCCGAACAGTTTAAACTTGTGTTCGATTCAATCGTATGGGCGTTCAAGCACACAATGCGAAATGTGGCCGATACCGGGTTAAACATACTGATGCAG aTGCTTCAAAATCTCGAACAGCACCCGCAAGCAGCGCAAAGCTTCTATCAGACGTATTACACAGACATACTAATGCAGATCTTCTCAGTCGTAACTGACACGTCACATACGGCAAGTTTGCAGAATCATGCAACAATTCTGGCGTACATGTTCTCGCTGGTGGAGGCGGGACGCATCACGGTGAAGTTGGGCCCTTCGGACGACAACGTACTGAACATTCAGGAGTATGTGGCGATGCTGCTCAAGTCCGCCTTTAGCCACTTGACTGGCAATCAGATCAAGATTTTCGTTACTGGCCTGTTCAATCTAGACCAGGATGTGCACGCATTTAAGGAGCATTTACGGGATTTCCTAATTCAAATTAAG GAGGTGACCGGGGAAGACGATTCGGACTTGTACCTGGAAGAGCGGGAGAATGAGCTAAAAAAGATACAGGAAGAAAAGCGACGTATGCTGATGACGGTTCCAGGTATGATGAATCCACATGAAATGCCGGAGGATATGCAGGACGAGTAG
- the LOC128300623 gene encoding protein ref(2)P, whose translation MSDLASLKITIENEANYLLFGSRICPDINELAAFCRNRYQDLQKNVDDFLYYWIDDDGDAIRITTDEDYQSFLQAMANVKARLYVADKNATVAETSLIKEEINVQAELDDAPMQNVATGDAVPSRPVHQHAICDVCDGQIVGHRYKCLTCHDYDLCMGCEAKFRHKDHLMLRIPKPVMVNRSQSTVSRMLDKLRVYSARIASTIERDLGPEGETNATAGNESAEITGTKRANARSVHRSKHSDERRTTETSKSSRGGKLCGNDRKQNSAAETSDERCSKDTKEKSSVPTASDYMRNCRDMMYMYMNSIEPLDSAGKSASWTAGDHVTVANVAAATAAAAAARATALANNVMNVNVPMKNGKSTPSQFMIQPVRRVDQIAHQTHAPKQQKPPMGPPTPSVVPLPFLPFVNLTWPTQEKLLVASENVSKLLDPLGLCFEIRHKSSSSPSTSPGCAKARSSEDGGAVPSTSASVADTTAPIPTTSTVESSVQQEQNKATETEVSPAGVENFNLTKMQALQTLQAQANRFYEAMKEIDVEIEMANSGAKKETPKAENAVSAMLESDSACEKKPDTGTRNEVDDEDDSQNTSSASLLTDDDQDLLEVSVDGEKAFGPSKPPVQKEKSWTLIDLPMEHDEEKIANATLDAIAKLIGHDLSSPDKEPSQPQVPPSKDTTNDKTGDHPKKNVTFISAADDHHSYDEMTSKRKSEKSCDVPQPEPLSLEEGMEKREKELLLLASSSNSGPSTSSSSGNRSGKSSRKTSSAQQKDSTIYSHRPHVNHAIHTMMTMGFSNHNGWLTQLLESLNGDIPKALDMLLQHRH comes from the exons ATGAGTGATCTAGCTTCGTTGAAAATAACCATCGAGAACGAGGCCAACTATCTGTTGTTCGGTAGCCGGATTTGTCCCGATATAAATGAATTGGCAGCATTTTGTCGAAACCGTTACCAAGATTTGCAGAAAAATGTAGACGACTTCCTGTACTACTGGATCG ATGACGATGGAGATGCGATTCGCATTACTACGGACGAAGACTATCAAAGCTTTTTGCAAGCGATGGCCAATGTTAAAGCACGGCTTTACGTCGCGGACAAGAACGCGACGGTGGCAGAGACGAGCCTGATTAAGGAAGAAATCAACGTGCAGGCTGAGCTCGACGATGCGCCGATGCAGAACGTTGCAACTGGTGATGCTGTTCCGTCTCGTCCGGTGCACCAGCACGCGATTTGCGATGTGTGCGATGGACAAATCGTGGGTCACCGCTATAAGTGCCTAACATGTCATGACTATGACCTATGCATGGGCTGTGAGGCAAAGTTCCGCCACAAGGACCACCTGATGTTGCGTATCCCCAAGCCAGTTATGGTGAATCGATCGCAGTCCACGGTGTCCCGGATGCTGGACAAATTGCGTGTATACTCCGCTCGTATCGCTAGCACTATTGAACGGGATCTTGGCCCAGAGGGAGAGACTAATGCCACGGCAGGCAATGAGTCCGCGGAAATTACTGGCACGAAACGCGCAAATGCACGCAGTGTACATCGTAGCAAGCACAG CGACGAACGCCGTACAACCGAGACGTCGAAGTCTTCCCGTGGTGGTAAATTGTGCGGCAATGATCGTAAGCAAAATTCTGCAGCCGAGACATCCGACGAGCGTTGTTCAAAAGACACCAAGGAGAAATCATCGGTTCCCACGGCATCGGACTACATGCGAAATTGTCGCGACATGATGTACATGTATATGAATTCGATCGAACCGTTGGATTCCGCAGGGAAGTCCGCTTCTTGGACAGCCGGCGATCATGTAACTGTAGCAAATGTTGCAGCTGCAACGgctgcggctgccgctgccaGAGCTACTGCGTTAGCTAACAACGTAATGAATGTGAATGTACCGATGAAAAATGGCAAATCTACCCCATCGCAGTTCATGATTCAGCCGGTTCGAAGAGTGGATCAAATAGCACACCAAACGCATGCACCGAAACAACAGAAACCGCCAATGGGGCCACCAACACCGTCAGTAGTGCCGCTTCCATTTTTACCGTTCGTTAATCTGACATGGCCAACACAAGAGAAGCTGCTAGTTGCTAGCGAGAACGTATCGAAGCTTTTGGATCCGCTTGGTTTATGCTTTGAAATACGTCACAAGTCTTCGAGCTCTCCGTCAACCTCTCCCGGATGCGCTAAAGCTCGTAGTAGCGAAGACGGTGGTGCTGTTCCGTCAACGTCAGCATCCGTTGCTGACACAACTGCACCTATACCGACAACGTCGACGGTAGAATCTAGCGTGCAGCAGGAACAGAATAAAGCTACTGAAACCGAAGTATCACCAGCGGGTGTTGAAAACTTCAACCTCACTAAAATGCAAGCCTTGCAAACCTTGCAAGCACAGGCCAATCGTTTTTATGAAGCGATGAAGGAAATCGACGTAGAAATTGAGATGGCAAACTCGGGCGCTAAAAAAGAGACACCAAAAGCAGAAAATGCCGTCTCTGCGATGCTCGAATCGGACTCTGCTTGTGAGAAAAAGCCGGATACAGGCACCAGAAATGAAGTAGATGATGAAGACGATTCGCAAAACACTTCATCCGCATCGTTGCTAACTGACGATGATCAGGATTTGCTGGAAGTATCGGTGGATGGAGAAAAAGCTTTTGGCCCGTCCAAGCCGCCAGTGCAGAAGGAGAAGAGCTGGACTTTGATCGATCTACCCATGGAACACGACGAAGAGAAAATTGCTAATGCAACACTGGATGCAATTGCGAAGCTGATCGGACACGATTTGTCCTCCCCTGATAAGGAGCCGTCCCAACCGCAAGTACCACCTTCCAAGGATACGACAAACGATAAGACAGGCGatcaccccaaaaaaaatgtaacttTCATCAGTGCGGCGGATGATCATCATTCTTATGATGAAATGACGAGTAAACGGAAAAGCGAAAAATCATGCGACGTACCACAGCCGGAGCCATTATCCCTTGAAGAGGGAATGGAAAAGAGGGAGAAGGAATTATTGTTGTTagcatcttcttcaaattccGGACCTTCTACTTCATCATCGTCCGGCAATCGGTCGGGCAAGAGCTCTCGCAAAACGAGCTCGGCTCAGCAGAAGGATTCCACTATCTACAGCCATCGTCCGCACGTTAACCATGCCATTcacacgatgatgacgatgggtTTTAGCAACCACAACGGTTGGCTGACACAGCTGCTTGAATCACTGAACGGTGACATCCCGAAGGCACTGGATATGTTGCTGCAGCATCGCCATTAA
- the LOC128303941 gene encoding acyl-coenzyme A diphosphatase NUDT19-like: MRKFSQFWRESASLIVLARAGSKSSAERINCNYKVLVFKRPARTSFMPNAVVFPGGAFDKQDSALAWDSLLSASITQPLTKVSGPRSFIFEADSQQQLDRNISLRLCAIRETFEELGILLATRVEENHRAGYGTVVKCNSVDIAAWQKHVHDGVKQFRELCSRMKVVPDVLNLYEWSTWITPTILHKKRFETAFFLIALDALPDVLPESNEVEEYFWDTPRNLLEAHNTDRIWLTPPQAYELKRLSYVDDIDQVVAFARTKRFAKGTTPLCPMAFTASNGVVLALPGDSLYPANYDYVTEHSNANHYAHKSMEELRRNASSLHRLELVGKLHAQGFFQNHPALDEHLHLTGANRQLVKP; encoded by the exons ATGCGAAAATTTTCACAATTCTGGCGCGAATCGGCAAGCTTAATAGTTCTTGCGCGAGCTGGATCAAAGTCCAGCGCGGAAAGGATCAATTGCAATTACAAG GTCCTTGTGTTCAAACGCCCCGCGCGAACTTCTTTCATGCCCAATGCGGTTGTTTTTCCTGGGGGAGCTTTCGATAAACAAGACTCGGCGCTTGCATGGGACAGCTTGCTGTCAGCATCAATAACGCAACCATTAACTAAAGTATCTGGACCCAGGTCGTTTATATTTGAAGCGGACAGTCAACAGCAACTTGACCGCAACATATCGCTGCGTTTGTGTGCTATACGAGAAACATTTGAAGAGTTAGGCATCTTGTTGGCAACGCGCGTAGAAGAGAATCATCGGGCAGGTTACGGAACGGTGGTCAAGTGTAATTCGGTTGACATTGCAGCCTGGCAGAAACATGTGCATGATGGTGTGAAACAGTTTCGAGAACTATGTAGTCGGATGAAGGTTGTTCCGGATGTGCTCAATCTGTATGAATGGTCAACCTGGATAACACCAACTATTCTTCACAAGAAGCGTTTCGAGACGGCATTTTTTCTGATCGCATTGGATGCACTGCCAGATGTTCTACCGGAATCCAACGAAGTTGAAGAATATTTT tGGGATACTCCGCGGAACCTGCTCGAAGCACACAACACCGATCGTATTTGGCTTACACCTCCCCAAGCGTACGAACTGAAACGGCTGAGTTATGTGGATGATATCGACCAAGTGGTTGCTTTTGCAAGGACAAAACGTTTCGCGAAGGGCACTACACCTCTCTGCCCCATGGCTTTCACTGCGTCGAATGGCGTAGTTTTGGCTTTGCCGGGGGATAGTCTATATCCAGCTAACTATGACTATGTGACAGAACACAGTAATGCTAACCACTATGCGCACAAATCAATGGAAGAGTTACGACGCAATGCCAGTTCATTGCATCGATTAGAACTTGTCGGAAAATTACACGCACAAGGatttttccaaaatcaccCGGCATTAGATGAACATTTACATCTTACGGGAGCCAACCGACAATTGGTAAAACCTTAA